In the genome of Rhodamnia argentea isolate NSW1041297 chromosome 3, ASM2092103v1, whole genome shotgun sequence, one region contains:
- the LOC115754989 gene encoding peptidyl-prolyl cis-trans isomerase FKBP13, chloroplastic-like, producing the protein MAISSCSCSLPLWPGHFDPGNVAKARTDLSFVVRNNADKPRNCTVEPRPDLLSTTTGRRGAIGMGLGLVKLVAWQSWVSGAAETAPCELTVAPSGLAYCDKVVGTGPEAVKGQLIKAHYVGKLENGKVFDSSYNRGKPLTFKVGVGEVIKGWDEGILGGDGVPPMLAGGKRILKLPPELGYGMRGAGCKGGSCVIPPQSVLLFDVEFIGKA; encoded by the exons ATGGCAATAAGCAGCTGTTCCTGTTCGCTGCCATTGTGGCCGGGGCATTTCGATCCTGGGAACGTCGCGAAGGCTAGAACTGATTTATCATTCGTCGTCAGAAACAATGCGGATAAACCCAGGAACTGCACGGTCGAGCCTAGGCCGGACTTGTTGAGCACCACGACCGGACGAAGAGGAGCTATCGGGATGGGGTTAGGCCTCGTAAAGCTCGTTGCCTGGCAATCCTGGGTTTCAGGAGCAGCGGAGACGGCGCCGTGCGAGCTGACAGTGGCGCCTTCGGGGCTCGCCTACTGCGACAAAGTGGTGGGCACCGGGCCTGAGGCTGTCAAAGGACAGCTCATTAAG GCGCATTATGTCGGGAAATTGGAGAACGGGAAGGTGTTCGACAGCAGCTACAATCGCGGCAAGCCTCTCACTTTCAAAGTCGGGGTCGGCGAG GTGATCAAAGGGTGGGATGAAGGCATTTTAGGTGGGGATGGAGTGCCGCCAATGCTTGCTG GGGGAAAACGGATTTTGAAGCTGCCTCCGGAGCTCGGCTACGGCATGAGAGGAGCCGGCTGCAAAGGAG GATCATGTGTCATTCCGCCGCAGTCTGTGCTCTTGTTCGACGTCGAGTTCATCGGCAAGGCTTGA
- the LOC115754990 gene encoding uncharacterized protein LOC115754990, with amino-acid sequence MAKSMRSKKLKRLRAIRREIVEPFYDKKDAAKLAAQEAALAAPKVPVPALPSSSSNSMEVAAAAFNGSMDIEMADGNQSKSSLKPAGGVGKKSKRKFKVGKNKRHGKGKFRRKRNI; translated from the exons atggcgAAGTCTATGAGATCGAAGAAATTGAAGAGGTTGAGagctatccggagggagatcGTCGAGCCCTTCTACGACAAGAAGGACGCCGCGAAGCTCGCCGCTCAGGAAGCTGCTCTCGCCGCTCCGAAGGTCCCCGTCCCCGCTCTCCCCAGCTCCAGTTCCAATTCCATGgaggtcgccgccgccgccttcaACGGTTCCATGG ATATAGAAATGGCTGATGGCAATCAAAGCAAGAGTTCCTTGAAGCCAGCTGGTGGTGTAGGGAAGAAATCCAAGAGGAAATTCAAGGTGGGTAAAAACAAGCGCCACGGTAAGGGAAAGTTCAGGAGAAAGCGCAACATTTGA
- the LOC115754983 gene encoding uncharacterized protein LOC115754983 isoform X1 gives MASSQVEIAAASSPFGCVLRDHNRRDGCNRDFRKNIKDLVRDHLHTCLPDDNASSHKPIVTNNNDNDSTSTNTNNRTDRAKLRPLRGSNGIDRDRDGQELSSSSSSPLTPRQTRGFDRWAPQQAGDMVSSMMETPSPSSPSCSCMPKSQSQSETGNNNSGVGGGASSLVQMWEARLNRSTSINRNNNINITINITHNNVNHISGGGGSGSSSNSSSSVLAGCSRSPKSNASANVEDSSRVCDSELCDRMVASEDPSPPPSSSSSIADSAGIGGGGGAGQKQKVRVADIIRRLTTSDNDHDTSGSSGSPSVSDHMETQRGFVPVVSSPRIRGRQAFSDLLMQMERDRHRELDSLSERRTVSQFSHKGRIQSMLKLRLLQRGMADRDQQRLVSGASGGNSSPHNSSAIMHLRERFSTAMEHDQGDQNHPVEPRSSPQNPPLKNSCATNTQRQNSPHQEDNASTIEHSCTPPISSSACPIEDLRCEANPTSNAIYEDCASLGSSNSNLELEQPTEASRALHEQASQASTVFREDNRRVESSNGNLEIQQTTAVFSPLHEVASPTSDVMPQGTSSDARNGNNLELQQPTDALSSLDEEATPPPSIVSQSTSLESCNRNNVQPHAATDALATLSVWYEDEITEEQDTNNANEEEEWYRERGGRYDWFSDICRPRSYWEDRRQEWYREMLGTNSVNEEIRQLIERGRVSSFLSSDFRERMDNLMTSHLQRQTQPSGHQEEEQDDLSSQERVEQLMSSLLQGHEHPIGNRQGDGEHEELEQQEEEEEEGDAPDGDERGYIIEDEEDNGNGHEDENDEEMDDDEEVEGHEEEEEDEEEGSLIGHQYHEASDYFDQTTSSFYMPSQSLRSWSFNDNEMNDDHEQVASTSSDQPPPSHSYYQDPQPHSACMDNLSMEMELIIDLRGQMRQLQREMSELRKSIKSCMEMQVTLQDSMKQEMSSARGDAARSGDKILRKGNCCICYEKQVDSLLYRCGHMCTCLKCAHELQWSSGKCPICRAPIVDVVRAYTGS, from the exons ATGGCGTCTTCTCAAGTAGAGATCGCGGCGGCTTCGTCTCCGTTCGGTTGCGTCTTGAGGGATCACAACCGGAGAGACGGATGTAACAGAGACTTCCGCAAGAACATCAAGGACTTGGTCAGAGATCACCTCCACACGTGCCTCCCCGATGACAATGCTTCTTCTCACAAGCCCATCGTCACCAACAACAACGACAACGACAGCACCAGCACCAACACCAACAACAGGACCGATCGCGCCAAGTTAAGACCTTTGCGCGGCTCGAATGGCATTGACAGAGACAGAGACGGACAGGAATtgtcatcgtcgtcgtcatcgccGCTAACGCCAAGGCAAACTCGGGGTTTCGATCGATGGGCACCTCAACAAGCTGGAGATATGGTGTCTTCCATGATGGAGacaccttctccttcttctccttcttgttcttgtatGCCGAAATCCCAATCCCAATCGGAGACCGGTAACAATAATTCGGGGGTTGGAGGAGGAGCTTCTTCTCTTGTGCAGATGTGGGAGGCCAGGCTTAATCGGTCAACGAGCATCAACAGGAATAATAACATCAATATTACCATCAACATCACCCACAATAACGTTAACCATatcagcggcggcggcggcagcggcagcagcagcaattcatcttcttctgtGTTGGCCGGTTGCAGCAGGAGTCCTAAATCTAATGCTTCCGCAAATGTGGAAGATTCATCGAGGGTATGTGACTCGGAATTGTGCGATAGGATGGTTGCTTCAGAGGACccgtctcctcctccttcttcatcatcatctataGCAGATAGTGCAGgaataggaggaggaggaggagcagggcAGAAACAGAAGGTTAGAGTGGCTGATATCATCCGGAGATTGACTACTTCCGACAATGATCATGACACGAGTGGGAGCAGCGGATCGCCATCTGTATCGGACCACATGGAGACGCAGAGGGGATTTGTGCCAGTTGTGAGTTCGCCGAGGATAAGAGGGCGACAAGCCTTTTCCGACTTGCTCATGCAAATGGAGCGCGACCGGCATAGGGAGCTGGACTCCTTATCCGAGCGCCGAACTGTTTCTCAGTTCTCGCACAAAGGCCGCATTCAG TCAATGCTCAAGCTCAGATTGTTGCAACGCGGCATGGCGGACCGTGATCAACAGCGCCTCGTTTCGGGAGCCTCTGGAGGGAATTCGTCACCTCATAATAGTTCAGCTATCATGCATCTCAG GGAAAGATTCAGCACGGCCATGGAGCATGACCAGGGAGATCAGAATCACCCAGTTGAGCCAAGAAGCTCTCCTCAGAACCCACCATTGAAGAACTCCTGTGCTACAAACACGCAGCGTCAGAATAGTCCCCATCAGGAAGATAATGCTAGTACAATCGAGCACTCGTGTACTCccccaatttcttcatcagcaTGCCCTATCGAAGATCTTCGTTGTGAGGCTAATCCAACTTCGAACGCCATATATGAAGATTGTGCAAGCCTTGGGAGTAGCAACAGCAACCTTGAATTAGAACAACCGACCGAAGCGTCCAGAGCTCTCCATGAACAG GCAAGTCAAGCGTCGACCGTCTTTCGCGAAGATAATAGAAGAGTCGAGAGTAGCAACGGCAATCTTGAAATACAACAAACGACTGCTGTGTTCTCGCCTCTTCATGAAGTGGCCAGTCCAACTTCGGATGTCATGCCCCAAGGCACAAGCTCTGATGCTAGAAATGGCAACAATCTTGAATTACAACAACCGACAGATGCGTTATCATCTCTAGATGAAGAGGCAACTCCACCTCCGAGCATCGTAAGTCAAAGTACAAGTTTGGAGAGTTGCAACAGAAACAATGTTCAACCACATGCAGCAACAGATGCATTAGCAACTTTGAGTGTCTGGTATGAAGATGAGATTACGGAGGAACAGGACACCAATAATGCTAACGAAGAGGAAGAATGGTACAGAGAACGTGGAGGCAGGTATGACTGGTTCAGCGATATATGTCGTCCGCGAAGTTATTGGGAGGACCGGAGGCAAGAATGGTACAGAGAGATGCTCGGAACAAACTCGGTAAATGAGGAAATCCGCCAACTCATCGAGAG GGGCAGAGTATCCAGTTTCTTGTCTAGTGACTTCCGGGAGAGAATGGACAATTTGATGACGTCTCACTTACAAAGACAAACCCAACCATCAGGTCACCAAGAAGAAGAGCAAGATGATTTAAGCAGTCAAGAGAGAGTGGAACAATTAATGTCATCCTTGTTACAAGGCCATGAACATCCAATTGGCAACCGACAAGGGGATGGAGAGCATGAAGAACTGgaacaacaagaagaagaggaggaagagggggACGCACCAGATGGAGACGAACGAGGATATATTATTGAGGATGAGGAGGATAACGGTAATGGCCATGAAGACGAGAATGACGAAGAAATGGACGATGACGAAGAAGTGGAAGGGcacgaggaggaagaggaagatgaggagGAAGGAAGCCTAATTGGACATCAGTACCATGAAGCAAGCGATTATTTTGATCAGACCACATCTTCATTCTATATGCCTTCTCAATCTCTGAGATCTTGGAGTTTCAATGATAATGAAATGAACGACGACCATGAACAAGTCGCTTCTACGTCATCCGATCAACCTCCACCATCACATTCTTACTACCAGGATCCTCAGCCGCATTCTGCCTGTATGGATAACCTTTCAATG GAAATGGAACTTATAATTGATCTGAGAGGACAAATGAGGCAACTCCAACGTGAGATGTCTGAGCTCAGGAAATCAATAAAAAGCTGCATGGAGATGCAGGTGACATTGCAAGACTCCATGAAACAGGAGATGAGTTCTG CTCGCGGTGATGCAGCAAGGTCTGGAGACAAAATACTAAGAAAAGGGAATTGTTGCATCTGCTATGAGAAGCAAGTGGACTCGCTACTTTACAG ATGTGGGCACATGTGCACCTGTCTCAAGTGTGCCCACGAACTGCAATGGAGCAGCGGAAAATGTCCAATATGTCGAGCTCCTATAGTGGATGTTGTGAGGGCATACACAGGTTCATAG
- the LOC115754983 gene encoding uncharacterized membrane protein DDB_G0293934 isoform X2 produces MASSQVEIAAASSPFGCVLRDHNRRDGCNRDFRKNIKDLVRDHLHTCLPDDNASSHKPIVTNNNDNDSTSTNTNNRTDRAKLRPLRGSNGIDRDRDGQELSSSSSSPLTPRQTRGFDRWAPQQAGDMVSSMMETPSPSSPSCSCMPKSQSQSETGNNNSGVGGGASSLVQMWEARLNRSTSINRNNNINITINITHNNVNHISGGGGSGSSSNSSSSVLAGCSRSPKSNASANVEDSSRVCDSELCDRMVASEDPSPPPSSSSSIADSAGIGGGGGAGQKQKVRVADIIRRLTTSDNDHDTSGSSGSPSVSDHMETQRGFVPVVSSPRIRGRQAFSDLLMQMERDRHRELDSLSERRTVSQFSHKGRIQSMLKLRLLQRGMADRDQQRLVSGASGGNSSPHNSSAIMHLRERFSTAMEHDQGDQNHPVEPRSSPQNPPLKNSCATNTQRQNSPHQEDNASTIEHSCTPPISSSACPIEDLRCEANPTSNAIYEDCASLGSSNSNLELEQPTEASRALHEQASHASTVIYEDNRRVKSSGNNLELQQPTDALSSLDEEATPPPSIVSQSTSLESCNRNNVQPHAATDALATLSVWYEDEITEEQDTNNANEEEEWYRERGGRYDWFSDICRPRSYWEDRRQEWYREMLGTNSVNEEIRQLIERGRVSSFLSSDFRERMDNLMTSHLQRQTQPSGHQEEEQDDLSSQERVEQLMSSLLQGHEHPIGNRQGDGEHEELEQQEEEEEEGDAPDGDERGYIIEDEEDNGNGHEDENDEEMDDDEEVEGHEEEEEDEEEGSLIGHQYHEASDYFDQTTSSFYMPSQSLRSWSFNDNEMNDDHEQVASTSSDQPPPSHSYYQDPQPHSACMDNLSMEMELIIDLRGQMRQLQREMSELRKSIKSCMEMQVTLQDSMKQEMSSARGDAARSGDKILRKGNCCICYEKQVDSLLYRCGHMCTCLKCAHELQWSSGKCPICRAPIVDVVRAYTGS; encoded by the exons ATGGCGTCTTCTCAAGTAGAGATCGCGGCGGCTTCGTCTCCGTTCGGTTGCGTCTTGAGGGATCACAACCGGAGAGACGGATGTAACAGAGACTTCCGCAAGAACATCAAGGACTTGGTCAGAGATCACCTCCACACGTGCCTCCCCGATGACAATGCTTCTTCTCACAAGCCCATCGTCACCAACAACAACGACAACGACAGCACCAGCACCAACACCAACAACAGGACCGATCGCGCCAAGTTAAGACCTTTGCGCGGCTCGAATGGCATTGACAGAGACAGAGACGGACAGGAATtgtcatcgtcgtcgtcatcgccGCTAACGCCAAGGCAAACTCGGGGTTTCGATCGATGGGCACCTCAACAAGCTGGAGATATGGTGTCTTCCATGATGGAGacaccttctccttcttctccttcttgttcttgtatGCCGAAATCCCAATCCCAATCGGAGACCGGTAACAATAATTCGGGGGTTGGAGGAGGAGCTTCTTCTCTTGTGCAGATGTGGGAGGCCAGGCTTAATCGGTCAACGAGCATCAACAGGAATAATAACATCAATATTACCATCAACATCACCCACAATAACGTTAACCATatcagcggcggcggcggcagcggcagcagcagcaattcatcttcttctgtGTTGGCCGGTTGCAGCAGGAGTCCTAAATCTAATGCTTCCGCAAATGTGGAAGATTCATCGAGGGTATGTGACTCGGAATTGTGCGATAGGATGGTTGCTTCAGAGGACccgtctcctcctccttcttcatcatcatctataGCAGATAGTGCAGgaataggaggaggaggaggagcagggcAGAAACAGAAGGTTAGAGTGGCTGATATCATCCGGAGATTGACTACTTCCGACAATGATCATGACACGAGTGGGAGCAGCGGATCGCCATCTGTATCGGACCACATGGAGACGCAGAGGGGATTTGTGCCAGTTGTGAGTTCGCCGAGGATAAGAGGGCGACAAGCCTTTTCCGACTTGCTCATGCAAATGGAGCGCGACCGGCATAGGGAGCTGGACTCCTTATCCGAGCGCCGAACTGTTTCTCAGTTCTCGCACAAAGGCCGCATTCAG TCAATGCTCAAGCTCAGATTGTTGCAACGCGGCATGGCGGACCGTGATCAACAGCGCCTCGTTTCGGGAGCCTCTGGAGGGAATTCGTCACCTCATAATAGTTCAGCTATCATGCATCTCAG GGAAAGATTCAGCACGGCCATGGAGCATGACCAGGGAGATCAGAATCACCCAGTTGAGCCAAGAAGCTCTCCTCAGAACCCACCATTGAAGAACTCCTGTGCTACAAACACGCAGCGTCAGAATAGTCCCCATCAGGAAGATAATGCTAGTACAATCGAGCACTCGTGTACTCccccaatttcttcatcagcaTGCCCTATCGAAGATCTTCGTTGTGAGGCTAATCCAACTTCGAACGCCATATATGAAGATTGTGCAAGCCTTGGGAGTAGCAACAGCAACCTTGAATTAGAACAACCGACCGAAGCGTCCAGAGCTCTCCATGAACAGGCAAGTCATGCTTCGACCGTCATTTATGAAGATAATAGAAGGGTCAAGAGTAGC GGCAACAATCTTGAATTACAACAACCGACAGATGCGTTATCATCTCTAGATGAAGAGGCAACTCCACCTCCGAGCATCGTAAGTCAAAGTACAAGTTTGGAGAGTTGCAACAGAAACAATGTTCAACCACATGCAGCAACAGATGCATTAGCAACTTTGAGTGTCTGGTATGAAGATGAGATTACGGAGGAACAGGACACCAATAATGCTAACGAAGAGGAAGAATGGTACAGAGAACGTGGAGGCAGGTATGACTGGTTCAGCGATATATGTCGTCCGCGAAGTTATTGGGAGGACCGGAGGCAAGAATGGTACAGAGAGATGCTCGGAACAAACTCGGTAAATGAGGAAATCCGCCAACTCATCGAGAG GGGCAGAGTATCCAGTTTCTTGTCTAGTGACTTCCGGGAGAGAATGGACAATTTGATGACGTCTCACTTACAAAGACAAACCCAACCATCAGGTCACCAAGAAGAAGAGCAAGATGATTTAAGCAGTCAAGAGAGAGTGGAACAATTAATGTCATCCTTGTTACAAGGCCATGAACATCCAATTGGCAACCGACAAGGGGATGGAGAGCATGAAGAACTGgaacaacaagaagaagaggaggaagagggggACGCACCAGATGGAGACGAACGAGGATATATTATTGAGGATGAGGAGGATAACGGTAATGGCCATGAAGACGAGAATGACGAAGAAATGGACGATGACGAAGAAGTGGAAGGGcacgaggaggaagaggaagatgaggagGAAGGAAGCCTAATTGGACATCAGTACCATGAAGCAAGCGATTATTTTGATCAGACCACATCTTCATTCTATATGCCTTCTCAATCTCTGAGATCTTGGAGTTTCAATGATAATGAAATGAACGACGACCATGAACAAGTCGCTTCTACGTCATCCGATCAACCTCCACCATCACATTCTTACTACCAGGATCCTCAGCCGCATTCTGCCTGTATGGATAACCTTTCAATG GAAATGGAACTTATAATTGATCTGAGAGGACAAATGAGGCAACTCCAACGTGAGATGTCTGAGCTCAGGAAATCAATAAAAAGCTGCATGGAGATGCAGGTGACATTGCAAGACTCCATGAAACAGGAGATGAGTTCTG CTCGCGGTGATGCAGCAAGGTCTGGAGACAAAATACTAAGAAAAGGGAATTGTTGCATCTGCTATGAGAAGCAAGTGGACTCGCTACTTTACAG ATGTGGGCACATGTGCACCTGTCTCAAGTGTGCCCACGAACTGCAATGGAGCAGCGGAAAATGTCCAATATGTCGAGCTCCTATAGTGGATGTTGTGAGGGCATACACAGGTTCATAG
- the LOC115754982 gene encoding uncharacterized protein LOC115754982, giving the protein MAWSATMVGALLGLGTQMYSNALRKLPYMRHPWEHVIGMGLGAVFVNQLVKWDAKLQEDLDKMLEKAKAANERRYFDEDDE; this is encoded by the exons atggcgTGGAGCGCGACGATGGTTGGAGCTCTGCTGGGGCTGGGCACGCAGATGTACTCCAACGCTCTCCGCAAACTCCCTTACATGCGCC ATCCGTGGGAACATGTGATTGGGATGGGTCTCGGGGCGGTGTTCGTGAACCAGCTGGTGAAATGGGACGCTAAGCTCCAGGAAGATCTCGACAAGATGCTTGAGAAGGCCAAGGCTGCCAATGAGCGCCGCTACTTCg atgaagatgatgagtaG
- the LOC115755005 gene encoding transcription factor MYB46-like: MGHHCCTKQKVKRGLWSPEEDEKLVRFITTHGHGSWSSVPKLAGLQRCGKSCRLRWINYLRPDLKRGSFSAQEERTIIDVHRILGNRWSQIAKHLPGRTDNEVKNFWNSCIKKKLLAQGLDPNTHNLLSSTSSLKNSNGGNVNSSNNSATPFQKANSSSIFHMSTGTSTSNCSMDVKIPFVTLPSVPCPDQATTPNGTGLFPPMLHATSSTSSNLVSFEYHQQNPSAASPYVMVDSAAAGRSSSSFSSLLNSLSTGLLGNEEESCLWDCGLEANAVLAGPRHEDASQVQVQQQPPGLTPDNEKNGKLGVESDNCDFMSTAAIDSSFDFDFMDRSSVGVAAGGMYYNLSPIDQLAWNC; this comes from the exons ATGGGTCACCACTGCTGCACCAAACAGAAGGTGAAGAGAGGGCTGTGGTCTCCTGAAGAAGACGAGAAGCTCGTGCGGTTCATCACCACTCACGGTCACGGCAGTTGGAGCTCTGTCCCTAAGCTAGCAG GGTTGCAGAGATGTGGGAAGAGCTGCAGATTGAGGTGGATAAACTACCTGAGGCCTGACCTGAAAAGGGGTTCGTTCTCCGCCCAAGAAGAGAGGACCATCATCGACGTGCACCGGATTCTCGGCAACAGGTGGTCTCAGATAGCCAAGCACTTGCCCGGTCGGACCGACAATGAGGTCAAGAACTTTTGGAACTCTTGCATCAAGAAGAAGCTCCTCGCTCAGGGCCTTGACCCCAACACCCACAACCTCCTCTCCTCCACCTCGTCTCTCAAAAACAGCAATGGCGGCAATGTCAATTCCTCCAACAATAGTGCCACTCCATTTCAGAAGGCCAATTCATCGTCCATTTTCCACATGAGCACGGGCACTAGTACAAGCAATTGTTCCATGGATGTGAAAATACCCTTTGTCACATTGCCTTCTGTTCCTTGTCCTGATCAGGCCACTACTCCTAATGGTACTGGTCTTTTTCCCCCAATGTTGCATGCAACTTCTTCAACAAGCTCAAACTTAGTGTCATTTGAATACCACCAACAAAACCCTAGTGCTGCTTCTCCATATGTGATGGTGGATTCAGCAGCTGCGGGCAGGTCGTCGTCGTCTTTCTCTTCTCTGTTGAACTCGTTGTCAACCGGGTTATTGGGGAATGAGGAGGAGAGTTGCCTCTGGGATTGTGGCCTTGAGGCAAATGCTGTATTGGCAGGGCCTAGGCATGAAGACGCCTCGCAAGTGCAGGTGCAGCAACAGCCTCCTGGACTCACCCCGGACAAtgagaaaaatgggaaattaGGGGTGGAAAGCGACAACTGCGATTTCATGAGCACCGCGGCCATCGATTCTagctttgattttgatttcatgGACCGATCGTCGGTGGGAGTGGCTGCAGGTGGAATGTATTATAATTTGAGCCCCATAGACCAACTTGCATGGAATTGCTAG